In Pirellulales bacterium, the following proteins share a genomic window:
- a CDS encoding ThuA domain-containing protein codes for MTRFTLGLSFTSVVAVLSAAVFGLARADSARADEPDKPIRALLVLGGCCHDYAHQKDIITKGISSKANVVWTIAYDPDTGTKHLNPIYENPDWSKGYDVVVHDECSADVKDLAIIDRILQPHRDGLPAVVLHCGMHCYRSAGWPDKVTPWFEFTGLQTTGHGAQLPIGLKFTDKENPITKGMADWTTIHEELYNNIAGKLLDTAHPLARGTQAYKKAGKDVVDDDVVVWTNLYNGKTRVFATTLGHNNETVGNDRYLDLITRGLLWSVDKLDDAHLKPAKKVLIGE; via the coding sequence ATGACACGATTCACGCTTGGCTTGAGCTTCACATCGGTCGTCGCCGTCCTTTCCGCTGCGGTGTTTGGTTTGGCTCGAGCCGATTCGGCTCGCGCCGATGAGCCGGATAAGCCGATCCGGGCGCTGTTAGTCCTCGGCGGCTGCTGCCATGACTATGCCCATCAAAAGGACATTATCACCAAAGGAATCTCGTCGAAGGCGAATGTCGTTTGGACGATCGCCTACGATCCCGACACGGGAACGAAGCATTTGAATCCAATCTACGAGAATCCAGATTGGTCGAAGGGCTACGACGTGGTCGTTCACGACGAATGCTCGGCCGATGTGAAGGACCTGGCGATCATCGACCGAATCCTCCAACCGCATCGCGATGGCCTGCCGGCAGTCGTCCTGCATTGCGGCATGCATTGCTACCGCAGCGCGGGCTGGCCCGACAAAGTGACACCGTGGTTCGAGTTCACGGGCTTGCAAACGACCGGCCACGGCGCGCAATTGCCGATCGGACTCAAATTCACCGACAAGGAGAACCCGATCACCAAGGGTATGGCCGATTGGACGACAATTCACGAGGAGCTGTACAACAACATCGCCGGCAAACTGCTCGACACGGCCCATCCGCTGGCTCGTGGAACACAAGCTTATAAAAAGGCAGGCAAGGATGTGGTCGATGACGATGTCGTCGTCTGGACCAACCTCTACAACGGCAAGACGCGCGTCTTCGCCACGACCCTCGGCCACAACAACGAGACCGTCGGCAATGACCGCTATCTCGACCTCATCACCCGCGGCTTGCTCTGGTCGGTCGATAAACTCGACGACGCCCACTTGAAGCCGGCGAAGAAGGTGCTGATTGGGGAATGA